The Limibacillus sp. genome has a window encoding:
- a CDS encoding phosphoglycerate mutase family protein, producing the protein MILLRHAQSHFNVHFAKTRQDPGIVDPELTDEGLLQAEAAAEVLRHLPVKRIRVSPYTRTLQTASILAERLDLPVTVDSLIRERAFFTCDIGSPRSDLQARFPKIDFGDLPERWWPEPEETEEELLERCGRFRRSMADSGDWTDWLVVSHWGFIRGLTGEGVANCTHLRFDPTLA; encoded by the coding sequence GTGATCCTGCTGCGCCACGCCCAATCCCACTTCAACGTCCACTTCGCCAAGACCCGACAGGATCCCGGCATCGTGGATCCCGAACTGACCGACGAGGGGCTGCTCCAGGCCGAAGCGGCGGCGGAGGTCCTGCGGCACCTGCCGGTCAAGCGGATCCGCGTCAGTCCCTACACGCGCACGCTACAGACGGCCAGCATCCTGGCGGAGCGGCTCGATCTGCCGGTCACGGTCGATAGCCTGATCCGGGAGCGGGCCTTTTTCACCTGCGATATCGGCTCGCCGCGATCCGACCTCCAGGCGCGCTTTCCGAAGATCGACTTCGGCGATCTGCCGGAGCGCTGGTGGCCGGAGCCGGAGGAGACCGAGGAAGAGCTTCTCGAGCGCTGCGGGCGCTTCCGCCGATCGATGGCGGACAGCGGCGACTGGACCGATTGGCTGGTGGTCTCGCACTGGGGATTCATCCGGGGCCTGACCGGCGAGGGCGTCGCCAACTGCACCCATCTGAGGTTCGATCCCACCCTGGCGTGA
- the secB gene encoding protein-export chaperone SecB, which yields MAEDSNGADQNAPAGAAATGQDADPKKTGARFVISSQYVRDFSFENPNAPQIYGLLKQQPKIAVNVDVNARSFPDNYYEVILKVSIDAKAEDKAAFMIELEYAGLCQLNGELEEAMKQHILLVEVPQNLFPFARAILSKASQDGGFPPLLLSPIDFRGMLVRQAEAARDQAPAPEGEA from the coding sequence ATGGCCGAAGACAGCAACGGCGCGGATCAGAACGCCCCGGCAGGCGCCGCCGCCACCGGACAGGATGCGGACCCCAAGAAGACCGGCGCGCGCTTCGTCATCTCCAGTCAGTACGTGCGCGATTTCTCCTTCGAGAACCCCAACGCGCCGCAGATCTACGGCCTCCTGAAGCAGCAGCCCAAGATCGCCGTCAACGTGGACGTCAACGCGCGCAGCTTTCCTGACAACTACTACGAAGTGATCCTCAAGGTCTCCATCGACGCCAAGGCCGAGGACAAAGCGGCCTTCATGATCGAGCTGGAGTACGCCGGGCTTTGCCAGCTCAATGGCGAGCTTGAAGAGGCGATGAAGCAGCACATCCTGCTGGTCGAGGTTCCGCAGAACCTCTTCCCCTTCGCCCGCGCGATCCTCTCCAAGGCGAGCCAGGATGGCGGCTTCCCGCCGCTGCTTTTGAGCCCCATCGACTTCCGCGGCATGCTGGTGCGTCAGGCCGAAGCGGCCCGCGACCAGGCACCAGCCCCGGAAGGAGAGGCTTGA
- a CDS encoding adenylate/guanylate cyclase domain-containing protein, protein MPAQTTRRRLSAILAADLVGYSRLTEVNETGAYSLVRSLRDEVIEPKIGEHQGRLVKTMGDGFLVEFGSATDAVSCALALQEALPSFNESRASALQLRIGVNLGEVIVDGDDIFGEGVNIAARLEALAEPETICLSEEVHHLVQKRIEGRFEPLGELRLKNIEQPVVAYRLRAATQAGAKSTASPEPASSRPAIAVLPFDNMSGDPEQEYFSDGLTEDIITALSLWRSFPVIARNSSFTYKGRSVRAQDVARDLGVRYLLEGSVRQAGKRIRVTAQLINAETGHHVWAEKFDRELADIFDLQDEITHRIAATLVPELEQAETTLTRAKRPGDLTAWDCYLRGMSFFHEETGEAIGEAIAMFEAAVEADPDYVDAWALLGWSYAKQVSFRSAADPEETMKRAFQAGRRAVALDPSSAVAHMSLGTVHIWAEETEQGLAEAQRALELNPNFAYAAMAVGNRLDLVGRSEQGIRQMEEALHLNPRDPVRWRYMFYLSRAQLSVGDLEAADLWSAKALSIRPELPEALFRHALVQAHLGRLEEAKRDLLRLKASDPALFERMKDWRPYSDESRNAKLMAPLRENGLMDSL, encoded by the coding sequence ATGCCAGCGCAGACCACCCGACGCAGACTCTCGGCCATTTTGGCCGCGGACCTCGTTGGCTACAGCCGCCTGACGGAAGTGAACGAGACAGGCGCTTACAGTCTGGTGCGGTCCCTGCGCGACGAGGTTATCGAACCCAAGATAGGAGAGCATCAAGGCCGTCTGGTGAAGACCATGGGCGACGGTTTCCTGGTGGAGTTCGGCTCCGCCACAGATGCGGTCTCCTGCGCGCTGGCGCTCCAGGAAGCGCTGCCCTCCTTCAATGAGAGCCGGGCCTCGGCGCTGCAACTGCGGATCGGCGTCAACCTGGGCGAGGTGATCGTCGACGGCGACGACATCTTCGGGGAGGGGGTCAACATCGCCGCCCGCCTGGAAGCCCTGGCCGAGCCGGAGACCATCTGCCTTTCCGAGGAGGTGCATCACCTGGTGCAAAAGCGCATCGAGGGCCGTTTCGAGCCGCTCGGCGAACTCCGCTTGAAGAACATCGAACAGCCGGTCGTCGCCTACCGCCTGCGCGCGGCGACCCAGGCGGGCGCCAAAAGCACTGCCTCGCCGGAGCCCGCGAGCAGCCGCCCGGCCATCGCTGTGCTCCCCTTCGACAACATGAGCGGCGACCCGGAGCAGGAGTACTTCTCCGACGGCCTGACCGAGGACATCATCACGGCGCTGTCGCTCTGGCGCTCCTTTCCCGTGATCGCCCGCAACTCCAGCTTCACCTACAAGGGGCGTTCGGTACGCGCGCAGGACGTGGCGCGGGACCTGGGCGTGCGCTACCTGCTGGAAGGCAGCGTGCGGCAGGCTGGAAAACGCATCCGTGTCACCGCCCAGCTCATCAACGCGGAGACCGGCCACCATGTGTGGGCCGAGAAGTTCGACCGGGAGCTGGCCGACATCTTCGATCTTCAGGACGAGATCACGCACCGCATCGCCGCCACCCTGGTGCCGGAGCTGGAACAGGCGGAGACGACGCTGACGCGCGCCAAACGGCCCGGCGATCTCACCGCCTGGGACTGTTATCTGCGCGGCATGAGTTTCTTTCACGAAGAGACCGGTGAGGCGATCGGCGAGGCGATTGCGATGTTCGAGGCCGCCGTGGAGGCCGATCCCGACTATGTGGACGCCTGGGCGCTGCTCGGCTGGTCCTACGCCAAGCAGGTCAGCTTCCGCAGCGCTGCCGATCCGGAAGAAACGATGAAGCGGGCGTTCCAGGCCGGACGGCGGGCCGTGGCGCTCGATCCCTCCTCCGCGGTGGCGCACATGAGCCTCGGCACGGTTCACATCTGGGCGGAGGAAACCGAGCAGGGGCTGGCGGAAGCCCAGCGCGCCCTGGAGCTGAACCCGAACTTCGCCTATGCCGCCATGGCCGTCGGCAACCGCCTGGACCTGGTGGGGCGCAGCGAACAGGGGATCCGGCAGATGGAGGAAGCCCTGCATCTGAATCCCCGCGACCCGGTCCGCTGGCGCTACATGTTCTATCTGTCGCGCGCGCAGCTCTCGGTCGGCGATCTGGAAGCCGCCGACCTGTGGAGCGCCAAGGCCCTTTCGATCCGGCCCGAATTGCCCGAAGCCTTGTTCCGGCACGCGCTGGTCCAGGCGCATCTCGGCCGTCTGGAGGAGGCGAAACGCGACCTGCTGCGCCTGAAGGCAAGCGATCCCGCCTTGTTCGAGCGCATGAAGGACTGGCGGCCCTATTCGGATGAAAGCCGCAACGCCAAGCTGATGGCGCCGCTGCGCGAGAACGGCCTGATGGATAGCCTCTAG
- the dnaQ gene encoding DNA polymerase III subunit epsilon — MRELVLDTETTGFEPAEGHRIVEIACLELVNHVQTGRHWRRYINPERDMPQGAFEVHGLSEEFLKDHPVFAEVADDFLEFIGEDKLVIHNAEFDMRFLNAELGWIDKAALPMTRAVDTLAMARQRYPGAPASLDALCRRFGIDNSERTFHGALLDCQLLAEVYLELRGGQQPGLQLAGSGKQGGGSNVKAERRYREPRPHAPSAEELEAHAKMLKGISDPIWLSDD, encoded by the coding sequence ATGCGCGAACTGGTTCTGGACACCGAAACCACCGGCTTCGAGCCGGCCGAGGGCCACCGCATCGTCGAGATCGCCTGCCTGGAGCTGGTCAACCACGTGCAGACCGGCCGCCACTGGCGGCGCTACATCAATCCCGAGCGGGACATGCCCCAGGGCGCCTTCGAGGTGCACGGGCTCTCCGAGGAGTTCCTGAAGGACCACCCGGTCTTCGCCGAGGTCGCCGACGATTTTCTTGAGTTCATCGGCGAGGACAAGCTGGTGATCCACAACGCCGAGTTCGACATGCGATTCCTGAACGCGGAGCTGGGCTGGATCGACAAGGCCGCGCTGCCCATGACCCGCGCCGTCGACACGCTCGCCATGGCGCGGCAACGCTATCCGGGCGCCCCGGCCAGCCTGGATGCGCTCTGCCGGCGTTTCGGCATCGACAATTCGGAGCGCACCTTTCACGGCGCGCTGCTCGACTGCCAGCTTCTGGCGGAGGTCTATCTGGAACTGCGCGGCGGCCAGCAGCCCGGCCTGCAACTGGCCGGCTCGGGCAAGCAGGGCGGCGGCTCGAACGTGAAAGCGGAGCGGCGCTACCGCGAACCGCGCCCGCACGCCCCCAGCGCCGAGGAACTGGAAGCCCACGCCAAGATGCTGAAGGGCATTTCCGACCCGATCTGGCTGTCGGACGACTAG
- the coaE gene encoding dephospho-CoA kinase (Dephospho-CoA kinase (CoaE) performs the final step in coenzyme A biosynthesis.) has product MVILGLTGSIGMGKSTVAGMLRRLGLPLHDADATVHRLMAKNGRAVPAIEAAFPGVVQDGAVDRKKLGTAVFGKPEALRRLEAILHPLVREETERFLRRHARRRAPLVVLDIPLLYETGAERRVDAVLAVTAPPQIQRQRVLARPGMTEERFQQILAQQTPDAEKRRRADFLLQNGLSKAQTLKRLRRIVTLAEGLEPRHWPPRRQPPFHSSSRQES; this is encoded by the coding sequence ATGGTGATCCTGGGTCTCACCGGCTCCATTGGCATGGGAAAATCGACCGTCGCGGGGATGCTCCGGCGGCTCGGCCTGCCGTTGCACGACGCCGACGCCACGGTCCACAGGCTGATGGCCAAGAACGGGCGTGCCGTGCCCGCCATCGAGGCCGCCTTTCCCGGCGTGGTCCAGGACGGCGCGGTCGATCGCAAGAAGCTGGGCACCGCCGTCTTTGGCAAGCCCGAGGCCTTGCGCCGCCTGGAAGCGATCCTGCACCCCTTGGTGCGGGAGGAGACCGAGCGCTTCCTGCGCCGTCACGCCCGCCGCCGCGCGCCGCTGGTGGTACTGGACATCCCGCTGCTTTATGAGACCGGGGCCGAGCGGCGTGTGGACGCCGTTCTGGCGGTGACCGCGCCGCCCCAGATCCAGCGCCAGCGCGTGCTGGCCCGGCCCGGCATGACCGAAGAGCGCTTCCAGCAGATCCTGGCGCAGCAGACGCCCGACGCCGAGAAGCGCCGCCGCGCCGATTTCCTCCTGCAGAACGGCCTCTCCAAGGCCCAGACCTTGAAGCGACTCCGCCGCATCGTCACACTTGCTGAAGGGTTGGAGCCGCGCCATTGGCCGCCGCGCCGCCAGCCGCCCTTTCACAGCAGCAGCAGGCAGGAAAGCTAG